A window of Halalkalibacillus sediminis contains these coding sequences:
- a CDS encoding GbsR/MarR family transcriptional regulator yields the protein MDQKQKIDQLKHNVHNQIADNMKSYGFPSTIGLVMGIIYYERRPMTLEELSERTGMSKTRMSQAVRQLTELNLAQKVYMQKSRKDLYTVEEDEYLTFIKLFTHNWRSVVTKNQMSKRKVREELEKLYEEGMTPELKEQADLLYTEAEGFLEFADWLSRLVDFMESEEIFKYVPRNKEDQE from the coding sequence ATGGACCAAAAACAGAAAATAGATCAATTAAAACATAATGTTCATAATCAAATTGCAGATAATATGAAGTCATACGGGTTTCCCTCGACTATTGGATTGGTCATGGGAATCATCTACTATGAACGTAGGCCAATGACTTTAGAAGAACTGTCAGAGCGTACAGGAATGAGCAAGACGCGAATGAGCCAAGCTGTACGTCAATTGACCGAATTAAATCTAGCTCAAAAAGTATACATGCAGAAATCTAGGAAAGATTTGTACACAGTAGAAGAAGACGAGTATTTAACCTTCATTAAGCTTTTCACCCATAATTGGCGATCGGTTGTCACCAAAAACCAAATGAGCAAAAGAAAAGTACGGGAAGAATTGGAAAAGCTTTATGAAGAGGGGATGACCCCGGAGTTGAAAGAGCAAGCTGACCTCTTGTATACGGAGGCAGAAGGGTTTTTAGAATTTGCCGATTGGCTCTCTCGCTTAGTAGATTTTATGGAATCAGAAGAAATTTTCAAATATGTTCCTAGAAATAAAGAAGACCAGGAATAA
- a CDS encoding ABC transporter permease gives MEILTDYIEFLTERYESILEYSYQHLTISFLAIIFGILLTVPLAVFMTRIKQDFIKGTIFNIANIFQTIPTIALLALMIPLFGIGMKPAVIALFLYSLLPLLRNTYAGIASVDPGVIESAKGMGFSPVKRLFKIELPLAMPYIMSGIRTTTVYIISWTTLAAVIGAGGLGGLILAGIGFNDKEMIFTGTLVAIILAVSIDLLFGKIEKRLST, from the coding sequence ATGGAGATTTTAACAGATTATATAGAATTTTTGACTGAGAGATATGAGTCGATTCTGGAATATTCCTATCAGCACCTTACGATATCTTTCCTTGCTATTATTTTCGGCATTCTATTGACGGTCCCATTAGCCGTATTCATGACTCGAATAAAGCAGGATTTCATTAAAGGAACTATTTTCAATATCGCAAACATATTCCAAACCATTCCAACGATCGCCTTGTTGGCCTTGATGATTCCTCTTTTCGGAATAGGGATGAAGCCGGCAGTCATCGCTTTATTCCTTTATTCATTACTTCCGTTACTTAGAAACACCTATGCGGGAATTGCATCCGTCGACCCAGGTGTCATCGAGTCAGCGAAAGGAATGGGATTCAGTCCAGTTAAAAGGCTATTCAAGATTGAGCTTCCTTTAGCGATGCCTTATATCATGTCTGGCATAAGGACCACGACAGTTTATATCATCAGTTGGACTACATTAGCAGCAGTGATCGGAGCAGGTGGTTTAGGCGGTTTAATCCTTGCTGGAATTGGCTTTAACGATAAGGAAATGATATTCACTGGTACACTCGTAGCGATTATTTTAGCTGTAAGTATTGATTTACTTTTTGGAAAAATAGAGAAAAGATTATCTACTTAA
- a CDS encoding glycine betaine ABC transporter substrate-binding protein, with product MRKFLLISTLVVLAVFATACGGDDNTNNEGGMELEIGAQTYTDPKILAQMVKAVVEEETDHTVNITEDIQASPQIIQALDQGEFDIATLYSGEVYNNHFDEDKVEFTTDPDETIAQAQELFGEKFGIKWYDTLGFQNKYGIAVKDSFAEENGIETISDLEEHADELVIGTDTSWVERENDGYRAFQEAYGYEFKDVKGMEVSLMYEGVENGELDVITAYTVDPQILELDMRILEDDGDFFPPYSASLVSREDLVSENEEINEVLESFVGTIDEETMTGLIYEVDIEGKSPEEVAIGYLEENGFLE from the coding sequence ATGAGAAAATTTTTATTGATTTCAACACTTGTCGTTTTGGCAGTATTTGCTACTGCATGCGGCGGAGATGATAACACAAATAACGAAGGCGGCATGGAATTAGAAATTGGTGCCCAAACTTACACGGACCCTAAAATCTTAGCACAAATGGTGAAAGCAGTTGTTGAAGAGGAAACAGACCATACTGTTAACATTACTGAAGATATTCAAGCTAGCCCACAAATCATCCAAGCTTTAGATCAAGGTGAATTTGATATCGCAACATTATATTCAGGTGAAGTTTATAACAACCACTTCGACGAAGATAAAGTTGAATTCACGACAGATCCAGATGAAACAATTGCACAAGCGCAAGAATTATTCGGAGAAAAATTCGGCATTAAGTGGTACGACACTTTAGGCTTCCAAAACAAATACGGAATCGCTGTTAAAGATAGCTTTGCAGAAGAAAACGGTATTGAAACAATTTCTGACTTAGAAGAACATGCAGATGAATTAGTAATTGGTACAGACACTTCATGGGTTGAACGTGAAAATGATGGATACCGTGCGTTCCAAGAAGCATATGGTTATGAGTTTAAAGATGTAAAAGGTATGGAAGTTTCTCTAATGTATGAAGGTGTTGAAAATGGTGAGCTGGACGTAATCACTGCTTATACAGTAGACCCTCAAATCCTAGAACTTGATATGCGTATTTTGGAAGATGACGGTGACTTCTTCCCTCCTTACAGTGCATCATTAGTTTCTCGTGAAGATTTGGTATCTGAAAACGAAGAAATCAATGAAGTACTTGAATCATTTGTCGGTACAATCGACGAAGAAACGATGACAGGTTTAATTTATGAAGTTGATATTGAAGGTAAAAGCCCTGAAGAGGTTGCCATCGGATATTTAGAAGAAAATGGATTTCTTGAGTAA
- a CDS encoding FixH family protein, whose product MKKIIFIVLSTLMLLAACGQSDEAEETSGDSKDLSLVPVEVEILTEDELDLGTQTLSASVSHNDELVNDAEEVEFEVWEQGSKEESQMLAAENSGEGEYTVDYEFEEDGVYHIQYHVTARDQHVMPKHEVKVGDAETSHHEEEDEHANHHSSTVQVELNSHWVEDELILTSKITNEDKTLEAAEVTYEITSQDDENLHEWIAAEENDAGNYEASFEHEGLQKLTINVHIKTENLHEHIEKSISKY is encoded by the coding sequence ATGAAAAAAATAATATTTATCGTATTATCGACTTTAATGTTATTAGCCGCTTGCGGACAAAGTGATGAAGCTGAGGAAACGTCAGGAGATTCAAAAGATCTGTCACTAGTCCCTGTGGAGGTAGAGATTTTAACAGAAGATGAACTTGATTTAGGTACCCAGACCTTATCCGCTTCAGTGAGTCATAATGATGAATTAGTTAATGATGCTGAAGAGGTCGAGTTTGAAGTTTGGGAACAAGGCTCCAAAGAAGAAAGCCAGATGTTAGCAGCTGAAAACTCTGGCGAAGGTGAATATACAGTCGACTACGAATTTGAAGAAGATGGTGTCTATCATATCCAGTACCATGTAACAGCTAGAGATCAACACGTCATGCCTAAACACGAGGTCAAGGTAGGAGATGCTGAAACATCGCATCACGAAGAGGAAGATGAACATGCAAATCATCATTCTTCGACTGTACAAGTGGAATTAAATTCACACTGGGTGGAAGATGAGCTAATTCTGACTAGCAAAATAACGAATGAAGATAAAACATTAGAAGCTGCTGAAGTGACGTATGAAATCACTTCACAAGACGATGAGAATTTACATGAATGGATCGCTGCTGAAGAAAATGATGCAGGAAATTACGAAGCGAGCTTTGAACACGAGGGGTTGCAAAAGTTAACCATTAACGTTCACATCAAGACTGAAAACCTACACGAACATATTGAAAAAAGCATATCAAAATATTAA
- a CDS encoding S8 family peptidase, translated as MKKLLSILLILGLMAIPFQGAVFAEGPPDKDEYLVMFDGQAHKGLLKAFGVDDEDVLHEYDLLEVVHVELTENQANGLSNHPQIKHVDENAEAQAVGETVPYGIDQVQGTQAQNSGFTGSGVDVAVLDTGIDRSHEDLTANVQGGYSVFDDAENSDPYNDGNGHGTHVAGTVAAVDNDLGVLGVAPSTNLYAVKVLDNDGSGSYAGIAEGIEWAVQNDMDVINMSLGGSQSSSVLEEFSNLANNEGLLVVAAAGNDGNRGGNNDTVGYPAKYDSVMAVAAVDENNNRATFSSTGPAVEISAPGVDILSTTPGDTYSSFNGTSMASPHVAGVAALVWEAKSNLTNDELRQLLKDTAVELGASHQYGAGLVQAADAINQ; from the coding sequence ATGAAGAAATTATTATCCATTTTATTAATCTTAGGGTTGATGGCGATCCCATTCCAGGGTGCTGTTTTTGCTGAAGGCCCTCCAGACAAGGACGAGTACCTCGTCATGTTTGATGGACAAGCACATAAAGGTCTACTAAAGGCTTTTGGAGTTGATGATGAAGATGTTTTGCATGAATATGACTTATTAGAAGTTGTACATGTGGAACTGACTGAAAACCAAGCGAATGGTTTAAGTAATCACCCACAAATTAAACACGTTGATGAAAACGCTGAAGCACAAGCAGTAGGAGAGACAGTTCCTTACGGTATCGATCAGGTTCAAGGGACTCAAGCACAAAATTCCGGCTTTACTGGAAGTGGAGTAGACGTAGCAGTCTTAGATACTGGTATCGATCGTTCACATGAGGATCTGACCGCAAACGTTCAAGGCGGATATTCTGTATTTGACGACGCGGAAAACAGTGATCCTTACAACGATGGTAACGGTCACGGAACACATGTTGCTGGTACGGTTGCAGCAGTGGATAATGATTTAGGGGTACTAGGTGTTGCACCTTCTACAAATCTTTATGCTGTGAAAGTTTTAGATAATGACGGCAGTGGTTCTTACGCTGGAATCGCTGAAGGTATTGAGTGGGCTGTACAAAATGATATGGATGTCATCAACATGAGCCTAGGCGGTTCTCAGAGTTCCTCAGTATTAGAAGAATTCTCGAATCTAGCTAACAATGAAGGTCTTCTAGTAGTAGCGGCTGCAGGAAATGATGGCAACCGTGGTGGTAACAATGACACAGTAGGTTACCCTGCCAAATACGATTCAGTAATGGCAGTAGCAGCGGTTGATGAAAACAATAACCGCGCAACATTCTCAAGCACTGGACCAGCAGTTGAAATCTCTGCACCTGGTGTAGATATCTTAAGCACTACACCTGGAGATACGTACTCTTCATTCAACGGTACGTCTATGGCCTCTCCACATGTAGCAGGTGTTGCGGCACTTGTCTGGGAAGCAAAATCTAACTTGACGAACGACGAACTTCGTCAATTATTGAAAGATACCGCTGTTGAATTAGGTGCTAGTCATCAATACGGTGCTGGACTTGTTCAAGCGGCAGACGCAATTAATCAATAA
- a CDS encoding YaiI/YqxD family protein: MNILVDADACPVVPIIVEESGRRGFAVKIVRSYDHFSLKDMEDHVETIYVDRGAEAADYKIMQLAEENDVIVTQDYGLASLALSKGCKVMHHKGFQYTTHNIDTMLQQRYLSAMERKSGKRTKGPKAFTNEDREKFKKAFVKILNEFS; the protein is encoded by the coding sequence ATGAACATATTAGTCGATGCAGACGCATGTCCAGTTGTACCAATTATCGTAGAAGAGTCTGGGAGACGCGGATTCGCTGTGAAAATTGTACGGAGCTACGACCATTTTTCACTGAAAGATATGGAAGATCACGTAGAGACAATCTATGTCGACCGTGGGGCCGAAGCAGCAGATTATAAAATCATGCAACTTGCCGAAGAGAACGATGTAATCGTAACGCAAGACTATGGCCTCGCTAGCCTCGCCTTGTCCAAAGGGTGTAAAGTCATGCATCATAAAGGGTTTCAGTACACCACACACAACATAGACACCATGCTCCAACAGCGGTATTTAAGTGCAATGGAGCGAAAAAGCGGTAAACGCACGAAAGGACCGAAAGCTTTTACCAACGAAGACCGTGAAAAATTCAAGAAAGCTTTTGTAAAGATACTGAACGAATTTTCATAA
- a CDS encoding M20 metallopeptidase family protein has translation MKQQVLKKIDDLYEEMVELRRDFHMYPELSFEEKRTAQIVADYQRKLGLEVRENVGNGYGIVATLKGGKPGKTVAIRADFDALPIVEQNDVPYKSKNEGVMHACGHDAHTAVALGMSKAFVEVKDELEGNIVFIHQNSEEKDPGGAKSMVEDGALEGVDIIFATHMENYLPVDHIYYSHQYILGASDDFEITIKGFGGHAAFPHDCVDVIGIGAQLVSSIQQIMSRKVDPLKSGVVTIGSIHSGEKTNVIPEDLKIEGTVRTFDKDARQEIHDWLQSITKHTCEGFGAESEVVYHWGYPATLNDPEATEQLIQSAKDVLPEENILEMEPNMGAEDFSYFLEKIPGTYFFTGTANEEKGFIYPYHHPKWDIDERSLANGAKVMAAATIDYLKK, from the coding sequence TTGAAACAGCAGGTATTAAAAAAAATAGATGACCTTTATGAAGAAATGGTGGAACTCCGTCGTGATTTCCACATGTATCCGGAATTATCTTTCGAAGAGAAAAGAACTGCACAAATCGTCGCTGATTATCAGCGTAAATTGGGATTAGAAGTCCGTGAAAACGTCGGAAATGGCTATGGCATTGTCGCTACTTTAAAAGGTGGCAAACCAGGTAAAACCGTCGCCATTCGTGCCGACTTCGATGCCTTACCGATTGTCGAACAAAACGATGTACCTTATAAATCGAAAAATGAAGGTGTGATGCACGCGTGTGGTCACGACGCCCACACCGCTGTCGCACTTGGTATGTCCAAAGCATTTGTAGAAGTGAAGGATGAACTCGAAGGTAATATCGTTTTCATCCACCAAAATTCCGAGGAAAAAGACCCAGGTGGTGCTAAATCAATGGTAGAAGATGGTGCCCTTGAGGGGGTTGATATCATCTTTGCCACACATATGGAAAACTACCTCCCCGTAGATCATATATATTATAGCCATCAGTACATTCTCGGCGCTTCAGATGACTTTGAGATTACCATCAAAGGTTTCGGCGGACACGCAGCTTTCCCACACGATTGTGTAGACGTGATTGGTATCGGAGCTCAACTTGTCTCAAGCATTCAACAAATTATGAGTCGGAAGGTTGATCCTCTGAAGTCAGGTGTTGTTACAATTGGCTCGATCCACTCTGGGGAAAAGACGAATGTTATACCAGAAGACTTGAAGATCGAAGGTACTGTACGTACTTTTGATAAAGATGCTAGACAGGAGATCCACGATTGGCTCCAATCTATTACAAAACACACATGTGAAGGGTTTGGCGCAGAGTCTGAAGTTGTGTATCACTGGGGTTATCCAGCAACACTTAACGACCCTGAAGCAACTGAGCAACTGATTCAATCTGCAAAAGATGTCCTTCCGGAAGAAAACATTTTGGAGATGGAACCTAATATGGGTGCAGAAGACTTCTCTTACTTCCTTGAAAAAATTCCGGGAACCTATTTCTTCACCGGAACTGCGAACGAAGAGAAAGGATTCATTTATCCATATCACCATCCGAAATGGGATATAGACGAAAGATCACTCGCTAATGGCGCCAAAGTGATGGCAGCTGCAACGATTGATTATTTGAAGAAATAA
- a CDS encoding betaine/proline/choline family ABC transporter ATP-binding protein (Members of the family are the ATP-binding subunit of ABC transporters for substrates such as betaine, L-proline or other amino acids, choline, carnitine, etc. The substrate specificity is best determined from the substrate-binding subunit, rather than this subunit, as it interacts with the permease subunit and not with substrate directly.), with product MIELKKVNKIYEDGFQALKDINLTFDEGKINVLIGPSGCGKTTTMKLLNRLVDHSDGSIMVDGKDITQINPIHLRREMGYVIQSIGLFPHMNIYDNVATVPRLVKWDKKRIDEKVHELLELVNLEPETYKKRYPSELSGGQQQRIGVIRALAAEPNIILMDEPFSALDPISREQLQDELLRLQKEINKTIIFVTHDMDEAIKIADQIILMKDGSIVQKGSPDEILSNPENDFVKEFIGAERLQKAEKLPPLKEMVDRSIKAIDIETSTEKASTYMLENQLLHAPVEQDGKYVGMISLQNLIQSKESSVKDVSISKVSVVHISDDQTSALTLISSEQPVVAVVNDQEEVVGVLNDRAINNTFLQFYQKKQGVV from the coding sequence TTGATCGAGTTAAAGAAAGTCAACAAAATCTATGAAGATGGGTTTCAAGCATTGAAAGACATCAACCTGACTTTTGATGAAGGTAAAATCAATGTCCTGATTGGTCCTAGTGGCTGTGGTAAGACTACAACCATGAAACTATTAAACCGTTTAGTGGATCATTCAGATGGATCAATCATGGTGGATGGTAAAGACATCACTCAAATTAATCCAATCCACTTAAGAAGAGAAATGGGTTATGTTATTCAAAGCATTGGACTTTTTCCACATATGAATATTTACGACAATGTCGCAACTGTCCCGAGGTTAGTTAAATGGGATAAAAAACGTATCGATGAAAAGGTCCACGAATTATTAGAATTGGTCAACTTAGAACCAGAAACATACAAGAAGCGTTATCCTTCAGAGTTAAGTGGGGGGCAGCAACAAAGGATCGGGGTTATTCGCGCATTGGCTGCCGAGCCGAATATCATTCTCATGGATGAACCATTCAGTGCACTAGACCCAATCAGTCGTGAACAACTTCAAGATGAATTACTTAGGTTACAAAAAGAAATTAATAAAACAATTATTTTCGTAACTCACGATATGGATGAAGCGATAAAGATAGCTGATCAAATCATCCTTATGAAAGATGGTTCAATCGTACAAAAAGGTTCGCCAGATGAGATCCTTTCTAATCCCGAAAATGATTTCGTAAAAGAATTCATTGGTGCTGAACGATTACAGAAGGCTGAAAAGCTTCCACCATTAAAAGAAATGGTTGATCGTTCAATTAAAGCAATTGACATAGAAACTTCTACAGAGAAAGCATCTACTTATATGTTAGAAAATCAATTACTACATGCACCCGTAGAACAAGACGGTAAATATGTAGGAATGATTAGTTTACAAAACCTTATTCAATCCAAAGAATCATCTGTTAAAGATGTTTCCATTTCAAAAGTTAGCGTAGTACACATTTCTGATGATCAAACAAGTGCGCTGACGTTGATCAGTTCTGAACAACCAGTAGTCGCGGTAGTGAACGATCAAGAAGAAGTAGTAGGAGTCCTTAATGATCGCGCTATCAACAACACCTTCTTACAGTTCTACCAAAAGAAGCAAGGGGTTGTGTAA
- a CDS encoding ABC transporter permease — MEFFNEIIQYMIENQETMIQYTIDHILMVIYGISMALVVGVPLGVLAAKFEKSAPVILSVVNIIQIVPSLAMLAILMLYFGLGFQTAVIGLFFYSLLPIVRNTYVGIREVDQNILDAGTGLGMTSLQVLRKVQLPLSVPFLMAGLRVASVIAVGVACIAPYIGADGLGREIVSGISLQSEIKIYAGAIPAALLAIFADTILGIIEKRTKKRLA, encoded by the coding sequence ATGGAATTTTTTAATGAAATCATTCAATACATGATTGAAAATCAGGAGACGATGATTCAATATACGATTGACCACATCCTTATGGTCATCTACGGTATATCGATGGCTTTAGTAGTAGGAGTCCCACTCGGGGTTCTTGCTGCTAAATTTGAAAAATCGGCACCTGTTATTCTGTCTGTAGTGAATATCATTCAAATCGTCCCAAGTTTAGCCATGTTAGCAATATTGATGCTTTACTTCGGGCTTGGGTTTCAAACGGCTGTAATCGGATTGTTCTTCTACTCACTATTACCGATTGTTCGTAATACGTATGTCGGTATTCGTGAAGTTGATCAGAACATTCTCGATGCAGGAACTGGGCTTGGTATGACAAGCTTACAAGTTCTAAGGAAAGTCCAATTGCCTCTGTCCGTCCCATTTTTAATGGCAGGGCTAAGAGTTGCATCTGTTATAGCTGTTGGTGTTGCATGTATCGCACCATATATCGGGGCTGATGGACTAGGGCGTGAGATTGTGTCAGGAATCAGTCTACAATCTGAAATTAAAATCTACGCCGGCGCAATACCAGCTGCTCTATTAGCAATTTTCGCAGATACAATACTAGGAATTATAGAAAAGAGAACGAAAAAGAGATTAGCGTAA